The Sardina pilchardus chromosome 19, fSarPil1.1, whole genome shotgun sequence genome window below encodes:
- the LOC134066329 gene encoding uncharacterized protein LOC134066329 translates to MKIFYDVWDDWRVIVNSRHWPQLQKVTMSDYPDQTIFTVTMRNVTERDEGSYQFNIEGSWWYENKYVYISVQDSPTLYVHNQVETGYVGGSVTINCYYKIDGWKKWCRIGGRCAYWSYGYIDGMGVSMSADVDNGVFKVIMRGLQLKHTGWYYCSVGDLQMPVRITVKQKQKTTTQRTITQQPAINTTTIRTTSTVVDLSSISTSNKTHTQNGLSLTLLLGLLGLLLLVVICGGLTLIRLKKRRRATGPDEAVFERKGSAALQNSQEDPEVTYSMIAMTNSKNAADDSHGDVTYSTVVTHNRGLRKSLRYQVADVIYSEVATK, encoded by the exons ATGAAGATCTTTTATGATGTTTGGGATGATTGGCGTGTTATTGTGAACAGTCGACACTGGCCTCAGTTACAGAAAGTTACAATGTCAGACTACCCAGACCAAACCATCTTTACTGTCACAATGAGGAATGTaacagagagggatgagggcTCGTACCAATTTAATATTGAAGGAAGCTGGTGGTATGAAAACAAATATGTCTACATATCAGTCCAAG ATTCTCCAACACTCTATGTTCATAATCAAGTTGAGACCGGATATGTGGGGGGGAGCGTCACAATAAATTGCTACTACAAGATCGATGGATGGAAGAAATGGTGTCGGATTGGTGGCCGCTGTGCCTATTGGAGTTATGGATATATAGATGGAATGGGTGTATCCATGAGTGCTGATGTGGATAACGGAGTGTTTAAGGTGATTATGAGAGGTCTACAACTGAAGCACACTGGCTGGTACTACTGCTCTGTGGGAGACCTACAGATGCCTGTGCGCATCACTgtcaaacagaaacagaagacAACTACTCAAAGGACAATAACACAACAGCCTGCAATCAACACAACCACCATCAGGACAACCAGCACAG TTGTTGATTTATCTTCCATATCAACCTCAAACAAGACCCATACTCAAAA TGGGCTCAGCCTGACtctgctgctggggctgctggggctgctgctgctggtggtcatCTGTGGAGGACTGACTCTCATCAGGCTGAAAAAACGGA GACGTGCTACAGGCCCTGATGAAGCTGTTTTTGAGAGAAAGGGTTCAGCAGCTTTG CAAAATTCCCAGGAGGACCCTGAAGTC actTATAGCATGATAGCTATGACTAATTCAAAGAATGCA GCTGATGACAGCCATGGTGATGTCACCTACAGCACCGTGGTCACACACAATAGAGGCCTGAGAAAA TCCCTTAGATACCAAGTTGCAGATGTCATCTACAGTGAAGTGGCAACAAAGTGA